From Cheilinus undulatus linkage group 17, ASM1832078v1, whole genome shotgun sequence, one genomic window encodes:
- the LOC121525349 gene encoding folylpolyglutamate synthase, mitochondrial-like, with protein MMVCMWRVWQRGSGFAARLRERDCAVRLAGLSVRHYSTKTAPHIPGMEYQDAICTLNTLQTNASLLEQVRRERSHPQQQLHAMRGFLERAGLTVEELDHLNIIHVTGTKGKGSTCAFTEQILRSYGFRTGFYSSPHLVQVRERIRINGQPIGKELFTKYFWQIYGRLDETKDAHGGSMPAYFRFLTILAFHVFLQEKVDVAVIEVGIGGAYDCTNIIRRPWVCGISSLGIDHTQILGDTIEKIAWQKGGIFKPGVPAFTVKQPEDAMAVLRDRAKEIKCPLWVCPEFESYQTDLSEPLRLGLAGQHQRFNASLALQLSHTWLQRRCLPDKIFPCTPVESVVVPQVTPFKPSPVMVKGLADTEWPGRNQTLKHGEVTYFLDGAHTMRSMQACVHWFREIAAQHERNASGPVARVLLFNATGERDSAAMLKLLVPCHFDFAVFCPNITEAITSCNADQQNFNVSVENMLTRCLDNERSWRLHNSAGNNRGAQLLIEDTLSLVPERKTDTLVFPCILSALQWITQSRDSVLTDPAKTVLPVKPSVKAKAAPLCDAAEIHVLITGSLHLVGGALKHLDPDSSK; from the exons ATGATGGTGTGCATGTGGCGCGTGTGGCAGCGGGGCTCGGGGTTTGCCGCGCGGCTCCGAGAGAGAGACTGTGCGGTTAGGTTGGCGGGCCTTTCTGTCAGACACTACAGCACTAAAACAGCTCCTCACATCCCCGGCATGGAGTACCAG GATGCCATTTGCACACTCAACACTCTGCAGACCAATGCCAGTCTCCTGGAGCAGGTACGGCGAGAGCGGAGCCACCCTCAGCAGCAGCTCCACGCCATGAGAGGCTTTCTGGAACGGGCCGGCCTCACA GTGGAAGAGCTCGACCATCTCAATATTATTCATGTGACGGGGACAAAGGGCAAG gGCTCCACGTGTGCATTCACCGAGCAGATTTTGAGAAGTTACGGCTTCAGGACTGGATTTTACAG TTCTCCCCATTTGGTCCAAGTCAGAGAGAGGATCCGGATCAACGGACAACCGATTGGGAAAGAGCTCTTCACCAAGTATTTCTGGCAGATTTATGGACGGCTCGATGAAACAAAA GATGCCCACGGGGGGTCGATGCCGGCATACTTTCGCTTCCTCACCATCCTGGCCTTCCACGTGTTCCTGCAGGAGAAG GTGGATGTGGCCGTGATTGAAGTTGGGATCGGAGGAGCGTACGACTGCACAAACATAATCAG GAGGCCGTGGGTGTGCGGTATCTCCTCTCTGGGTATCGACCACACTCAGATTCTTGGAGACACCATTGAAAAGATTGCCTGGCAGAAAGGAGGAATCTTCAAG ccgGGGGTTCCTGCCTTCACCGTCAAACAGCCTGAAGATGCGATGGCTGTGCTCAGAGATCGAGCCAAAGAGATAAAG TGTCCTCTGTGGGTGTGTCCAGAATTTGAATCCTACCAGACGGATCTCTCTGAACCTCTTCGTCTCGGTCTGGCGGGGCAGCATCAGCGCTTCAACGCCTCACTTGCCCTCCAGCTGAGCCACACCTGGCTGCAGAGAAGATGTCTACCAG ACAAAATCTTTCCCTGCACTCCTGTCGAGAGCGTGGTTGTACCTCAGGTGACTCCCTTCAAGCCGAGCCCCGTCATGGTGAAAG GGTTGGCCGACACCGAGTGGCCTGGCAGGAATCAGACTCTGAAACACGGAGAGGTCACATATTTCTTAGACGGAGCTCACACCATGCGCAGCATGCAGGCGTGTGTTCACTGGTTCAGAGAGATTGCAGCTCAGCATGAGAGAAATGCCAG tggACCTGTGGCCAGAGTTCTGCTGTTTAATGCCACAGGAGAGAGAGACTCAGCAGCCATGCTCAAACTACTGGTG ccatgcCACTTTGACTTTGCTGTATTCTGTCCAAACATCACTGAAGCCATCACTTCATGTAATGCAG ACCAGCAGAACTTCAACGTCTCCGTGGAGAACATGTTGACTCGCTGCTTGGACAACGAACGGAGCTGGCGTCTCCACAACAGCGCGGGCAATAACAGAGGGGCCCAGCTGCTCATCGAGGACACGCTGTCCCTCGTCCCCGAAAGGAAAACGGACACCCTGGTCTTCCCCTGCATCCTCAGCGCCCTCCAGTGGATCACCCAGAGTAGAGACTCAGTGCTGACCGACCCAGCTAAGACGGTCCTGCCAGTCAAACCGAGCGTTAAGGCCAAAGCCGCTCCCTTGTGTGACGCGGCAGAGATCCATGTCCTCATCACGGGGAGCCTCCACCTGGTGGGAGGAGCACTTAAACACCTGGATCCGGATTCTTCCAAGTAA